One stretch of Toxoplasma gondii ME49 chromosome XI, whole genome shotgun sequence DNA includes these proteins:
- a CDS encoding hypothetical protein (encoded by transcript TGME49_312850), giving the protein MRTDRTTDGDSVNRKKEAAGQHRARPAAAPEGPQGSSVLRISHSQASRDERWRKKGQETTQLRQNDGSRPVRKAEVVLTATGGTRCALREYRWFLSALSAEEKGARLLPTQTVTKKDYNVESSRRKT; this is encoded by the coding sequence ATGCGTACCGACAGAACAACTGACGGAGACAGTGTGAACCGCAAGAAAGAGGCGGCGGGCCAGCACCGCGCGAGACCTGCAGCTGCCCCAGAGGGACCACAGGGAAGCTCCGTTCTGAGAATTTCTCACTCTCAAGCGAGTCGAGACGAGAGGTGGCGAAAGAAGGGACAAGAGACAACTCAACTCCGGCAGAATGACGGGAGCCGGCCGGTGAGAAAGGCGGAAGTCGTCTTGACTGCGACCGGCGGCACTAGATGTGCCTTGCGTGAGTATCGGTGGTTTTTGAGTGCGCTCTCTGCGGAGGAAAAGGGTGCCCGCCTGCTTCCCACTCAAACGGTCACGAAAAAAGACTACAATGTCGAGTCTTCGCGCAGAAAGACGTGA